Part of the Trypanosoma brucei gambiense DAL972 chromosome 6, complete sequence genome is shown below.
TGAAGTTCCTCCCGCATGAAGAGAGCCGTGCACAGCATGCCGTCTCGCTCTACCTACCCACTTTTCTTGAAGTCTTTCATCGCCTTGTGAGCTTCCGCTTGTCCGAGGAAGAAGGGGTAACACGTCGTTTGACCCCATGTGTGCTTCATCAAGCAAACGAACAACCAAAACTATGTCTCCAGCACCCTGTGAAGTTGGAGGTGATGAGGGCATCCGCAGCACAACGCCTGAACAAGAAACTACGCATGAGTAGAAGTCCCCTTCTTGAGTGGATTTTCCCGCGCCCCTGTACCCGGTAAGAGCCCGCGGAAGCCAAACGCCCACGCGTGACCCACGTCCAATCAGGTTGAAGTTTAACAGAAAAAACGGTGGGGGAAGTCGAAGTTGATacggctgctgctgttgtgcttCCTCAACTAGCAGGCAGCACAGTATACTGCAGAATGCCTTGAGGTGTGAGGAAAACCGCGGATCCATTTGCACAAGGTTGTGAAGGTGAGGAATGCTCTCAATGAGTGTCGCGTTTCCCACTAGTGCCACAATCTTAATTGCACAGGAGAAGTAATATGCGCGAGCGAACCGTTTCCCGCACTTGTCAACTGTGGCAAACCAATCACCCAATAGACCAGTGGCGGCACGTTGCACTTGAGTGCGCTCCTTAGACCGTATGTGAAAAGCTGAAGGGGCACCGCAAACATTGCCGAGCTCAGCCTTCTCAGTAACCTTCTCATCACTATGAACAAAACTCGTCTTATTGTCGTCACCACCTTCCTCACTATCAGTGGCCGCAGGAATTTCATGTAACTGCAGGAACCACAAAACAGCCTCCACCCAAGAGGAATTTGTTCCTGCTCCCGCAGTCGGACCAGGCGTCTCTAGTATTTCACCCCCTTGCTTTCCGGGGGACCACTCCTTAGCCCACAGCGAACCGctgtgaaaaagaagggcaAGAAAGAGTTGATCAGACCCTAGTAGATGCCTCCAAATTTCAATACAGCGCCTCCACCGCTGGGCGCTGCTGCAAGCAGAACTGCCCTTATTACTAAAAGACGTAGCATTAAGCGATGCTTTTGTGCTGCACACTCCGTTACCATCATTCTCATGTTCGCGCTGAGCCGTCAACAACTTCTCCTCAGCTTCAACCTCCGCCTTCACCTCTGCTCCTTCGTATGTGGTTGTGTCGGCTTCCCAATCATCGTTTTCCACTACTTCTCCTACAAGGTGCTTGACAAGTGTCGGTAGGAGCCTTTCAAGTGCTCGGGACATATCCAAACCCACACCGCACCCCTCTGCGCTCTGTTTCCCGAGTCGTAGCCTCACACTTAGTTTTCCTGCTTTcccgcttttgttttctttttgaccTTCCGTGCTATTGTTACTGCTATTTCGCCCATTGCGGTGTTCATGTTGATGAGAGCGTGAGTAATGAAAGAGGACGTGCGTGGGAAAAAATGCCGATGACAAATACATTTAGTTTGTGATTGGAGGGAGATGAAGGAATGAAACGAAGCAGAGGCTGTGGGAACGTGCGAATATATTTCGCAACCACAAAGTCATTCGCAGAGTTCAGCCGAGGACgcgtctctctctctctctcacacacacagacacacacacagtttCTTCATTCAGTTCCCGTCCACAGAGAATAGCTCGAAAAGAAGAACCACTCTCTTGGTCACCGCACCGTGCCCCCAAAgaaaatcaaagaaaaagaaaaaaacaacaactccaATAGTAGTATTGTATTCATTTTCCCTTGCGCGGACAACTAGTACCACAACAAACTTATAGAATCCATCGCCGCAAAGTCTCCAAACACTCTCGACCCAACAACACGTGATCACGGCACATTAATGGTTCACACCAGTCCcagcacttttttttttttggcgtgACACGTCGTAGGTACCACACCATAGTTCGCGCCTTACGGACACGTATTATAGAGGAAGTCCATCAATTTCACGGCGGTTTCGCCCTTATTCATAACACGCACGAATGCTTCATCGCATGTACGGAGAAAGAGATTCTGTCGTTTCTCCTCCGCGAGTGTACTTGGCACAGTTGGAACGTTGCCTGCAACACTCTCTGTGTAACGGCGCAATTGCGCCTCAACAAATGATACATCGGGATGTGAAGCGGGGAGAGCATCACGCgagaaacgaagaaaattgaCGGTATACTCGTGCCCAGGGAATATATACGTATGATTGTCTCGTTTTTGCACATCCGTCGCATCACACGCACTGCTCTCACAGGCACCGTTAAGATTGTACACCTTCCGCAGGGCGTTACACATAAGTACGGCGTCGCCCTCAAAAAAGGCACCAATGCCACCGACAAACATTGTATCACCGGTGAAGAGTGCAATACCATTCTCCGCCTTTTGCGGGTGGTACACCTTGTATAGAACGTGACCACTTGTGTGACATGGGGCGTCCAGCACATCTACCTTTAATTCCCCAATAGAGAAGTGATCACCTTCACGGACCTTTTCTGTGACACCTGGTATGGGTTCGTTCGCACCGCCGATAATACGGAATGCCCCCGTAGCATTCAGCTTTTTCTGAAGGCTGATGTTTCCACCCGAATGATCGTGGTGTTTATGAGTGGAAAGGATTGTACGAAGATCGGTCGTGCGGTCGACGCCACCGAGGCGCCGTACATAATCAATTACTGGGTCGATGTCCGCTGAAACGTCGACGGCAGCCAGTGTGTTTGTTGCCTTGTCGTGAATGACATACGAGTAGTTATCCTTCAATACAGGTATTACTGCCACAGTAAAGGCAGTCCCGATGCTCTTCACTACAACTTCCATTTTCGGTGGTGGCAGT
Proteins encoded:
- a CDS encoding glyoxalase II, with protein sequence MEVVVKSIGTAFTVAVIPVLKDNYSYVIHDKATNTLAAVDVSADIDPVIDYVRRLGGVDRTTDLRTILSTHKHHDHSGGNISLQKKLNATGAFRIIGGANEPIPGVTEKVREGDHFSIGELKVDVLDAPCHTSGHVLYKVYHPQKAENGIALFTGDTMFVGGIGAFFEGDAVLMCNALRKVYNLNGACESSACDATDVQKRDNHTYIFPGHEYTVNFLRFSRDALPASHPDVSFVEAQLRRYTESVAGNVPTVPSTLAEEKRQNLFLRTCDEAFVRVMNKGETAVKLMDFLYNTCP